A window of the Dictyostelium discoideum AX4 chromosome 4 chromosome, whole genome shotgun sequence genome harbors these coding sequences:
- the rbm8A gene encoding RNA recognition motif-containing protein RRM: MTDKEEVEKIYTKDLRKGILPSKIKGRGANNSDSMDIDSSERYSGKGGEFHSLNDDGGDKVGEPLKSIEGWIIFVRNIQEEVQEPDLMDIFAEYGQIKNIHLNIDRRTGFTKGYALIEYEKRSEAEDAIKNGSGYELAGLKLSVDWAFITGNASLSSGVVSFKSNRKDKNNSNNSNNYRSNKGERRF; this comes from the coding sequence ATGACAGATAAAGAAGAAGttgaaaaaatatatacaaaAGATTTAAGAAAAGGTATTTTACCAAGTAAAATTAAAGGTCGTGGAGCAAATAATAGTGATTCAATGGATATTGATTCAAGTGAAAGATATTCAGGTAAAGGTGGTGAATTTCATtcattaaatgatgatggtggtgataaaGTTGGAGAACCattgaaatcaattgaagGTTGGATTATATTTGTTAGAAATATTCAAGAGGAAGTTCAAGAACCAGATTTAATGGATATATTCGCAGAGTATggacaaattaaaaatattcatttaaacATTGATAGAAGAACAGGTTTTACAAAAGGTTATGctttaattgaatatgaAAAGAGATCTGAAGCTGAGGATgcaattaaaaatggttcAGGTTATGAATTGGCTGGTTTGAAATTATCTGTAGATTGGGCATTCATCACTGGTAATGCTTCATTATCTTCTGGTGTCGtttcttttaaatcaaatagaaaagataaaaataattcaaataattcaaataattatcgTTCAAATAAAGGTGAaagaagattttaa
- the tmem33 gene encoding TMEM33 family protein — MSSPKFDSYDWENDPNWKEFTGTSTSINKLKEEYFKKNIDPNYKSSNNTTTQRPSTSSSSRTSSSSTSSPRATRAKPTFRRFLYGAWVIAQISVILFTLFYFISGNPYFFYKALLGATIAYSIPIFNTFEGRKPDRALAAQLVQDENAQFVFYCMIFYFFGSSSLVYLLPNFIYSFFHMLKIVIPYTSSVPFIKNLLEKVNSTNAKAIDFAISVEINIVLIAFFGIFSSFSNILLVFIYFRYLKLRYQFSQKIKSKINEYSQMVDQLSAHPSCPTFIRNIIPKIKMVLSR; from the coding sequence atgtcaAGTCCAAAATTTGATTCATATGATTGGGAAAATGATCCAAATTGGAAAGAATTTACAGGTACATCaacttcaattaataaattaaaagaagaatattttaaaaagaatattgatccaaattataaaagtagtaataatacaaccaCACAAAGACcatcaacttcatcatcatcaagaacatcatcatcatcaacttcaTCACCAAGAGCAACAAGAGCAAAACCAACATTTAGAAGATTTTTATATGGTGCATGGGTGATTGCACAAATATCAGTTATACTCTttacattattttattttattagcGGTAATCCATATTTCTTTTACAAAGCATTATTAGGTGCAACCATTGCCTATTCAATACCAATTTTCAATACATTTGAAGGACGTAAACCTGATAGAGCATTGGCAGCCCAATTGGTGCAAGATGAGAATGCTCAATTCGTATTCTATTGTATGATTTTCTACTTTTTTGGTAGTTCATCATTGGTTTATCTTTTACCAAATTTCATTTACTCCTTCTTTCATATGTTGAAAATTGTGATTCCCTATACATCAAGTGTACCATTCATAAAGAATCTTTTAGAGAAAGTTAATTCTACCAATGCCAAAGCCATTGATTTCGCAATTAGTGTCGAGATTAACATTGTTTTAATCGCTTTCTTTGGTATTTTCTcctcattttcaaatattttattggttttcATTTATTTCCGTTACCTTAAATTACGTTATCAATTCtctcaaaaaattaaatcaaagatTAATGAATACAGTCAAATGGTTGATCAATTATCTGCTCATCCAAGTTGTCCTACCTTTATTAGAAATATTAtcccaaaaattaaaatggtcTTATCTcgttaa
- the gmsA gene encoding hypothetical protein (gamete and mating-type specific protein A), which translates to MKLILVLLCLISTLFVVKGGLSPTEQQIIVSYHNKWRSSPIGPTPSTTIPALKWNATIAAALQSSLDKCDGKFSTMSQYGTNSEWQSWWTPNTYFNLNATLDNIQKGASFYDWNAKGCNSSANYNCQLWTYAVWSKSTSYGCAKTICPDKSEVSCSYYPAGGFKGVLPYTPKTTTPAPTTPAPTTPKPTTPAPTTPKPTTPAPTTPKPTTPAPTTPKPTTPAPTTPKPTTPAPTTPAPTSTLTVDWTSYQTPIRDQGQCGSCWAFASSAALESRYLIKYGTAQKSTLQLSNQNAVNCIASGCNGGWSGNYFNFFKTPGIAYEKDDPYKAVTGTSCITTSSVARFKYTNYGYTEKTKAALLAELKKGPVTIAVYVDSAFQNYKSGIYNSATKYTGINHLVLLVGYDQATDAYKIKNSWGSWWGESGYMRITASNDNLAIFAYNSYYPTF; encoded by the exons atgaaattaatattagtatTGTTATGTTTAATTTCAACACTTTTTGTTGTAAAAGGTGGATTGTCACCAACCGAACAACAAATTATTGTTTCGTATCACAATAAATGGAGATCATCTCCAATTGGTCCAActccatcaacaacaattccAGCATTAAAATGGAATGCAACAATTGCAGCTGCTCTTCAAAGTAGTTTAGATAAATGTGATGGTAAATTTAGTACGATGTCACAGTATGGAACTAATAGTGAATGGCAAAGTTGGTGGACTCCAAATActtatttcaatttaaatgCAACTCTTGATAATATCCAAAAAGGTGCCTCTTTTTATGACTGGAACGCTAAAGGTTGTAATAGTTCTGCAAATTATAATTGTCAATTATGGACAtat gCTGTTTGGAGTAAGAGTACTTCATATGGTTGCGCAAAGACAATATGTCCAGATAAATCTGAAGTTTCATGTTCATATTACCCAGCAGGTGGATTTAAGGGTGTTCTTCCTTATACTCCAAAAACAACAACCCCAGCTCCAACTACACCAGCTCCAACCACACCAAAACCAACCACACCAGCTCCAACTACtccaaaaccaacaacaccagCTCCAACCACCccaaaaccaacaacaccagCTCCAACCACTCCAAAACCAACCACACCAGCTCCAACTACtccaaaaccaacaacaccagCCCCAACAACACCAGCCCCAACATCAACTCTTACAGTAGATTGGACTTCATACCAAACTCCAATAAGAGATCAAGGACAa tGCGGATCATGTTGGGCATTTGCTAGTAGTGCAGCACTTGAATCTCGTTACCTTATTAAATATGGTACAGCACAAAAATCGACACTTCAattatcaaatcaaaatgCTGTAAATTGTATTGCTAGTGGTTGTAATGGTGGTTGGTCAGGAAActatttcaatttctttaaaacacCAGGTATTGCTTATGAAAAAGATGATCCATACAAAGCTGTTACTGGTACTTCATGTATTACTACAAGTTCAGTTGCAAGGTTCAAGTACACAAACTATGGTTATACCGAAAAAACTAAAGCTGCTTTACTTGCAGAACTTAAAAAAGGTCCAGTTACAATTGCAGTATATGTAGATTCTGCATTCCAAAATTACAAGAGTGGTATATATAACTCAGCAACTAAATACACTGGTATTAATCATCTTGTCTTACTTGTTGGTTATGACCAAGCAACTGATGCCTATAAGATTAAAAACAGTTGGGGTTCATGGTGGGGCGAATCTGGTTATATGCGTATTACAGCATCAAATGATAACCTTGCAATATTTGCTTATAACTCTTATTATCCAACTTTCTAA
- a CDS encoding elongation factor 1b-related protein yields the protein MHKTSVIFLISPASEETNIQDVEKNVKNIKMDGLTWGEFRKEPLVGKLARLRALAVVENKTSVDDLEMKINNMDLVQSVDIEAMSEI from the exons atgcATAAAACATCAGTTATCTTTTTGATTTCTCCAGCCTCTGAAGAAACCAACATTCAAGATGTTGAAAAGAATGtcaaaaacattaaaatgGACGGTTTAACTTGGGGTGAATTCAGAAAGGAACCATTAGTTGGTAAATTAGCTCGTCTTAGAGCATTGGCTGTTGTTGAAAACAAAACATCAGTTGATGACTtagaaatgaaaatcaacaaTATGGATTTAGTTCAA AGTGTTGATATTGAAGCAATGTCTGAAATttaa
- the repE gene encoding UV-damaged DNA binding protein1, whose translation MYNFVSTVQKPTSVTHSVTGNFTGPNDKNLIISKCTKIEIFLMDQDGLKPMFDVNIYGRISVLKLFSVAGSKQDYLFISTESFKFCILAYDYEKKEIITKASGNAEDTIGRPTEAGQLGIIDPDGRIVALHLYEGLLKLITLDNNNTPNKINNNNNNNNNNNNNNNNNNNNNINNNNFNINNNNNNSPIQKNVNNVRLEELQVLDMTFLYGCKVPTIAVLFKDTKDEKHISTYEISSKDTELVVGPWSQSNVGVYSSLLVPVPLGGVLVVADNGITYLNGKVTRSVAVSYTKFLAFTRVDKDGSRFLFGDHFGRLSVLVLIHQQQKVMELKFEQLGRISIPSSISYLDSGVVYIGSSSGDSQLIRLNTEKDQTTDSYVTYLEAFTNIGPVVDFCVVDAEKQGQAQIVTCSGTYRDGSLRIIRNGIGIAEQASIELEGIKGIFPINNNNNNNNNNNNNNNNNNNNNSNGITDSKDRYLITSFIECTKVLSFQGEEIEETEFEGLESNCSTLYCGTIDKLNLLIQITNVSINLIDSNTFKRVSQWNVEPSRRINLVSTNQDQIVLSIDKSLLYFQINSSNKSIQLVKEIELPHEISCIDISPFDSFMDTKSQLVSVGLWNDITLRIFKLPTLEEIWKEPLGGEILPRSILMISFDSIDYIFCSLGDGHLFKFQFDFSSFKLFDKRKLTLGTQPIILKKFKLKNTINIFAISDRPTVIYSHNKKLFYSVVNLKDVTNVTSFNSDGFPNSMAIATTNSLTIGTIDEIQKLHIKTIPLNEEMGRRIVHLEDHSCYAVITVKNNEGLLGGAQDLCEEDEEVSYIRIYNDQTFELISSYKLDPYEMGWSITPCKFAGDDVNTYLAVGTSINTPIKSSGRVLLFSLSSSSSSNDKDSLDNNNNNNNNSGANGKLTLLEEIKFRSSVYFLLSFNGRLIAAVHKRLFSIRYTHSKEKNCKVISSESVHKGHTMILKLASRGHFILVGDMMKSMSLLVEQSDGSLEQIARNPQPIWIRSVAMINDDYFIGAEASNNFIVVKKNNDSTNELERELLDSVGHYHIGESINSMRHGSLVRLPDSDQPIIPTILYASVNGSIGVVASISEEDFIFFSKLQKGLNQVVRGVGGFSHETWRAFSNDHHTIDSKNFIDGDLIETFLDLKYESQLKAVADLGITPDDAFRRIESLMQYIR comes from the exons ATGTATAATTTTGTATCAACTGTTCAAAAACCAACATCAGTTACACATTCTGTAACTGGTAATTTCACAGGTCCCAATGATAAAAATCTTATAATTAg TAAATGTACAAagattgaaatatttttaatggaTCAAGATGGATTAAAACCAATGTTTGATGTTAATATTTATGGTAGAATATcagtattaaaattattttcagttGCTGGTAGTAAACaggattatttatttatatcaacagagagttttaaattttgtataTTAGCATATGACTATGAAAAGAAAGAGATTATAACTAAAGCATCTGGTAATGCTGAAGATACAATTGGTAGACCAACCGAAGCTGGTCAACTTGGCATTATAGATCCTGATGGTAGAATAGTTGCATTACATCTTTATGAaggtttattaaaattaattaccttggataataataatacaccaaataaaataaataataataataataataataacaataataataataacaataataataataataataataatattaataataataattttaatattaataataataataataattcaccaattCAAAAGAATGTAAATAATGTTAGATTAGAGGAATTACAAGTTTTAGATATGACATTTTTATATGGTTGTAAAGTACCAACGATAGCGGTACTTTTTAAGGATACAAAAGATGAAAAACATATATCAACCTATGAGATATCATCAAAGGATACAGAATTAGTAGTTGGACCATGGTCACAATCAAATGTTGGAGTTTATAGTTCATTGTTAGTACCTGTACCATTGGGTGGTGTATTGGTGGTAGCAGATAATGGTATCACCTATTTAAATGGTAAGGTCACTAGATCCGTAGCAGTATCATATACAAAGTTTTTAGCATTCACTAGAGTGGATAAAGATGGTTCTCGATTCCTCTTTGGTGATCATTTTGGTAGATTATCAGTATTGGTATtaattcatcaacaacaaaaagtaATGGAATTGAAATTTGAACAATTGGGTCGTATCTCAATACCATCATCAATTAGTTATTTAGATTCTGGTGTAGTTTATATTGGTTCAAGTTCAGGTGATTCTCAATTGATAAGATTAAATACTGAAAAAGATCAAACTACAGATTCATACGTCACCTATTTAGAAGCATTTACAAACATTGGTCCAGTCGTTGATTTCTGTGTTGTTGATGCTGAAAAACAAGGTCAAGCTCAAATTGTAACTTGTTCTGGTACCTATAGGGATGGTTCATTACGTATCATTAGAaatggtattggtattgCTGAACAAGCATCAATAGAATTGGAAGGTATAAAAGGTATTTtcccaattaataataataataataataataataataataataataataataataataataataataataatagtaatggtataACTGATTCAAAAGATAGATATTTAATTACATCATTTATTGAATGTACAAAGGTATTATCATTTCAAGGTGAAGAGATTGAAGAAACAGAATTTGAAGGTTTAGAATCAAATTGTTCAACACTTTATTGTGGTACCATtgataaattgaatttattgattcAAATTACCAATGTCTCAATCAATTTAATCGATTCAAATACATTCAAAAGAGTATCACAATGGAATGTTGAACCATCTCGTAGAATTAATTTAGTATCAACCAATCAAGATCAAATcgttttatcaattgataaatcattattatatttccaaattaattcatccaacaaatcaattcaattggTAAAGGAGATTGAACTACCTCATGAAATCTCTTGTATTGATATTTCACCTTTTGATTCATTTATGGATACTAAATCTCAATTGGTCTCTGTTGGACTTTGGAATGATATCACTTTACGTATCTTCAAATTACCAACACTTGAAGAGATTTGGAAAGAACCATTGGGTGGTGAAATTTTACCAAGatcaatattaatgatttcttttgatTCAATAGATTATATTTTCTGTTCATTAGGTGATGgtcatttatttaaatttcaatttgatttttcaagttttaaattatttgataaaagaaaattaactTTAGGTACTCaaccaataattttaaaaaa atttaaattaaaaaatacaattaatatatttgcAATTTCAGATAGACCAACAGTAATTTATAGTCATaataagaaattattttattcagttgtaaatttaaaggaTGTTACAAATGTTACATCATTTAATTCAGATGGATTCCCAAATTCAATGGCAATTGCTACAACCAATTCATTGACAATTGGtacaattgatgaaattcaaaaactTCATATTAAAACCATACCATTGAATGAAGAGATGGGTAGAAGAATTGTACATTTAGAAGATCATTCATGTTATGCAGTGATAACGGTAAAGAATAATGAAGGTTTATTAGGTGGTGCACAAGATTTATGTGAAGAGGATGAAGAGGTTTCATACATTCGTATTTATAATGATCAAACATTTGAACTCATCTCCTCTTATAAATTGGATCCATATGAAATGGGTTGGTCAATTACACCATGTAAATTTGCTGGTGATGATGTAAATACTTATTTAGCAGTTGGTACTTCAATTAATacaccaattaaatcaagtggtagagttttattatttagtttatcatcatcatcatcatcgaaTGATAAAGATAGTTTagacaataataacaacaataataataatagtggtgctaatggtaaattaactttattagaagaaattaaatttagatcAAGTGTTTATTtcttattatcatttaatggtAGATTAATTGCAGCAGTAcataaaagattattttcaattagaTATACTCATTCAAAGGAAAAGAATTGTAAAGTTATTTCAAGTGAGAGTGTACATAAAGGTCATActatgattttgaaattagcAAGTAGAGGTCATTTCATACTCGTTGGCGATATGATGAAGTCAATGTCATTATTGGTTGAACAATCTGATGGTTCGTTGGAACAAATCGCTAGAAATCCACAACCAATTTGGATTAGATCAGTTGCAATGATAAATGATGACTATTTCATTGGTGCTGAAGCAAGTAATAATTTCATCGTTGTCAAAAAGAATAATGATTCAACTAATGAGCTAGAGAGAGAGCTATTGGATAGTGTTGGTCATTATCATATTGGTGaatcaatcaattcaatGAGACATGGTTCATTAGTACGTTTACCAGATTCAGATCAACCAATTATTCCTACAATCCTTTATGCTTCTGTCAATGGTTCAATTGGTGTAGTTGCCTCTATCTCTGAAGAGGATTTCATCTTTTTCTCAAAATTACAAAAGGGTTTAAATCAAGTAGTTcgtggtgttggtggtttCAGTCATGAAACTTGGAGAGCTTTCTCAAATGATCATCATACTATTGACTCTAAAAATTTCATTGATGGTGACTTAATTGAAACTTTCTTGGATCTCAAATATGAAAGTCAATTAAAAGCTGTTGCTGATTTAGGAATAACTCCTGATGATGCATTTAGAAGAATTGAATCTTTAATGCAATATATTcgttaa
- the alg1 gene encoding hypothetical protein has protein sequence MNRVAVVVLGDIGRSPRMQYHSMSLSKLENTKVTLIGYRESEPHPQIVNNDSITIEPLKPFPISMSNSFKKIPLISIFMWPLLAICKVLFQIIQLMYVLLVKVPSPLNTILVQSPPAIPTIFVMQIVCWIRGVHLVIDWHNLGYTLLKLSLSKSDNHPIIRLAKFIERYFAKNAYAHLFVTNEMKIQLVRDWNLKGKTFVFHDKASPIFKSLTDREQEEFLKTFINKYSIKGEDKVYIESVISKKSIRNPKQQTSIIISSTSWTQDEDFSILLDAIVKYDIEHAINNNNNKVEEAQDESVVLAENLLFIITGKGPQKEYYQEKINSLSLKKSRIITVWLDSEDYPKLLACCDLGVSLHNSSSGIDLPMKVVDMFGCCLPVLAIDFKCIGELVKVNYNGFLFKDSDQLHQLLNQLFTHPTNNNTITNTNNNKNLILEKMRKNLTKDRETDTWESNWLTIKPLFIPSSSSSSSSSSSSSSSSSSSSSSNSKSKKD, from the exons atgaatagaGTTGCAGTTGTAGTTTTAGGTGATATTGGTAGATCACCAAGAATGCAATATCATTCAATgtcattatcaaaattagaGAATACCAAAGTTACATTAATAGGTTACAGAGAGAGTGAACCACATCCACAAAttgttaataatgattcGATTACAATTGAACCATTAAAACCATTTCCAATATCAATgtcaaattcatttaaaaagataCCATTAATTTCGATATTTATGTGGCCACTATTAGCGATATGTAAAGtactttttcaaattattcaattaatgTATGTACTATTAGTTAAAGTTCCATCACCATTGAATACGATATTGGTTCAATCTCCACCTGCAATTCCAACAATATTCGTAATGCAAATAGTTTGTTGGATTAGAGGTGTTCATTTAGTAATAGATTGGCATAATCTTGGTTATActctattaaaattatcactTTCTAAATCTGATAATCATCCAATCATTCGTTTAGCAAAATTCATTGAGCGTTATTTCGCAAAGAATGCCTACGCTCATTTATTCGTAAcaaatgaaatgaaaattcaattagtTAGAGATTGGAATTTAAA gggAAAAACATTTGTATTTCATGATAAAGCCTCACCAATTTTTAAGAGTTTAACAGATAGAGAACAagaagaatttttaaaaacatttataaataaatattctaTTAAAGGTGAGGATAAAGTTTATATTGAGTCTGtaatttcaaagaaatcaattagAAATCCAAAACAACAAACTTCAATTATAATCTCTTCAACAAGTTGGACACAAGATGaagatttttcaatattactaGATGCAATTGTGAAATATGATATTGAGCATGctataaacaacaacaacaacaaagtaGAGGAAGCACAAGATGAATCAGTTGTTTTAGCagagaatttattatttattattactggtAAAGGACCACAAAAAGAATATTATCAAGagaaaataaattcattatcattaaagaaatcaaGAATCATTACAGTTTGGTTAGATTCTGAAGATTATCCAAAACTATTGGCATGTTGTGATTTAGGTGTTTCACTtcataatagtagtagtggtattGATTTACCAATGAAAGTGGTGGATAtgtttggttgttgtttacCAGTTTTAGCAATTGATTTCAAATGTATTGGAGAATTGGTTAAAGTTAATTACAATGGTTTCCTATTCAAAGATTCTGATCAACTacatcaattattaaatcaattatttactCATCCTACCAATAACAATACcattaccaataccaataacaataagaatttaattttagagaaaatgagaaaaaatttaacaaaagaTAGAGAAACTGACACTTGGGAAAGTAATTGGTTAACAATTAAACCATTATTCattccatcatcatcatcatcatcatcatcatcatcatcatcatcatcatcatcatcatcatcatcctcttcaaactcaaaatcaaagaaagattaa
- a CDS encoding small MutS related family protein (Similar to smr): MFAVVLLVGAILTYQFVRRLFVTKEDLEDVDSLHEKLNKEVNQLKKEKKYQLIKPTVDDFNSQIFQLSNKDRDKYTIDLHGLYSDHAILELKNRINQLIKEKYKGKLLVITGRGSHSVGEAKIKPRVNSFLKENSLLFEENSKGGAFIVYLSSQNVLLL; the protein is encoded by the exons atgtttGCAGTTGTATTGTTGGTAGGTGCAATTTTAACCTACCAATTTGTTAGAAGATTATTTGTAACAAAAGAAGATTTAGAAGATGTTGATTCTCTtcatgaaaaattaaataaagaagttaatcaactaaaaaaagagaaaaaataCCAACTAATAAAACCAACCgttgatgattttaattctcagatttttcaattaag taATAAAGATAGAGATAAATATACAATTGATCTTCATGGGTTATATTCAGATCATGcaattttagaattaaaaaatcgaataaaccaattaataaaagaaaaatataaaggAAAACTATTAGTTATTACTGGTAGAGGTAGTCATAGTGTTGGTGAAGCTAAAATTAAACCAAGAGTAAATAgctttttaaaagaaaattcttTACTATTTGAAGAAAATTCAAAAGGTGGAGCTTTTATTGTCTACCTAAGTAGTcaaaatgtattattattataa
- a CDS encoding galactose-binding domain-containing protein: protein MKILKALILLTVLFKTVIGGVETSTKGLHVYGRNILNENGELVMLRGANRPGTEYCCVQYAKIFDGPHDQAQVDEMRKWKMNAVRVPLNEDCWLGVHAPETEYFGASYRKALEDYIKQYTDSNMAVIIDLHWASENGKLATQQIPMPNNGNSLLFWEDVARTFKDNSRVLFDLYNEPYPYGNSWANPDAWQCWKNGTDCGTLGYEASGMQQMIDAIRSTGSTNIILLSGIQYATSFTMFLDYQPTDPAKQMGVALHSYDFNYCRSRGCWDTYLKPVYSLFPMVATETGQKDCLHDFLSDFINYCDSNDIHYLAWSWLTGECGIPSLIEDYEGNPSNFGVGLKRHLSDLAKGVTPYYTDTFEIYNDKLTHWADDWSSATRIINSTTQVYSGKYSIEWLPSASKSLHFMCWSCIKPKIHKSVDFYANGGSKGGQDMDIDLLKLNPDGTNTILHTYKLSQLLGGKVVPKSEWVKVVLDLTTLPKDEEYDGFWLKSDTSQPSMYVDEITIQAIHEPPTQIPDSQWEEQNGDSSIGSIITVNLILFIFTLLSLLL, encoded by the coding sequence atgaaaatattaaaagcattaatattattaacagtattatttaaaacagtTATAGGAGGTGTAGAGACATCAACTAAAGGATTACATGTTTATGGTAGAAATATATTGAATGAAAATGGAGAATTAGTAATGTTAAGAGGAGCAAATCGTCCAGGTACAGAGTATTGTTGCGTTCAATATGCTAAAATATTTGATGGACCACATGATCAAGCACAAGTTGATGAAATGAGAAAGTGGAAAATGAATGCAGTGCGTGTTCCATTGAATGAGGATTGTTGGTTAGGAGTTCATGCACCAGAGACCGAATACTTTGGAGCATCCTATAGAAAAGCCCTTGAAGATTATATTAAACAATATACCGATAGCAACATGGCTGTGATTATAGATTTGCATTGGGCATCTGAGAATGGTAAATTGGCAACTCAGCAAATTCCAATGCCAAACAATGGTAATAGTTTGTTGTTTTGGGAAGACGTTGCCAGAACATTTAAAGACAATTCACGTGTTTTGTTCGATCTTTACAATGAACCATACCCATATGGAAATAGTTGGGCCAACCCAGACGCATGGCAATGTTGGAAGAACGGTACTGATTGCGGCACCCTTGGCTATGAGGCATCTGGTATGCAGCAAATGATTGATGCAATTCGTTCCACTGGCTCAACTAATATCATCCTTTTGAGTGGTATTCAATATGCAACTTCATTCACAATGTTTTTAGACTACCAACCAACAGACCCTGCCAAACAAATGGGTGTTGCACTTCATAGTTACGATTTCAATTATTGCAGATCTAGAGGTTGTTGGGATACTTATTTGAAGCCAGTTTACTCTCTCTTCCCTATGGTTGCCACTGAAACAGGTCAAAAGGATTGTCTTCATGATTTCCTCTCTGATTTCATTAACTATTGTGATAGCAATGATATACATTATTTAGCATGGTCTTGGCTAACTGGTGAATGTGGTATTCCATCATTGATTGAAGATTATGAAGGCAATCCAAGTAATTTCGGAGTTGGTTTGAAAAGACATCTCTCTGATTTAGCCAAAGGTGTCACTCCATACTACACCGATACCTTTGAAATCTACAATGATAAACTCACACATTGGGCTGATGATTGGAGTTCTGCAACTCGTATTATCAATAGTACCACTCAAGTTTACTCTGGTAAATACTCTATCGAATGGTTACCATCCGCTTCTAAATCACTTCATTTCATGTGTTGGAGTTGTATCAAACCAAAGATTCATAAATCTGTTGATTTCTATGCCAATGGTGGTAGTAAAGGTGGTCAAGATATGGATATTGAtctattgaaattaaatccaGATGGTACAAACACTATCCTTCATACCTATAAACTAAGTCAACTTTTAGGTGGAAAAGTAGTTCCAAAATCTGAATGGGTTAAAGTGGTTTTGGATTTAACAACTCTACCAAAAGATGAAGAATATGATGGTTTTTGGTTAAAATCTGATACAAGTCAACCTTCAATGTATGTTGATGAAATTACAATTCAAGCAATTCATGAACCACCAACTCAAATTCCAGATTCTCAATGGGAAGAACAAAATGGTGATAGTTCAATAGGTTCAATAATTactgtaaatttaattttatttatatttactttattatcattattattataa